The nucleotide sequence ATCGTGCTTCTTAGCTTGGAAAATTATCGAAATTTAGAGAGTCATGAACTTTCAAAAGATGAAGATATTCAAAAAGCCTATGTTGAATCTCTCGAAAAACATTTTAATGAGAATTTAATTATCGCTCTTCGTTCCCTCAAAGAAAATAGCGGAAATTTTGTGAAACTTGAAGAAGATATTGTTAAAAAGCACTGGAATAGCAAAATAAGTTTGGAAAATTTGTACAACTGGTTTGTTAAAAAAGGTTTAGAGGATCGATTACCAAATCGTAATCAGTTTAGAATAGATCAATTGCATGAAAATATTGAAAAAGTAAAAGATGAGATTACAAATAATAAGAATGACTTAAAATCATATTTTGGAGAGAATGAGTATGATTTTGGTCGTTCTCAATGGAGTGTGCGAAATCATTTTGAGAATGTTGTTAATGCTTATGAAAAATATATTTCTTTAAAAGATAGTCTTGAAAGTGATATTGAAAAAGTTAAAAAAGAGGATTACGATTTTGAATTTCTTCTTGATGTAAAAGAGATCGACTTAAGCAACAGTGAAATTTATTCTCTGCCAGAAGATTTTAAATTATTCGATTCCATTAAAGAAGTGAATGTTTCAAACACAAAAATTACAAAAATTGATCTAGAATTTGACAGCTATGCAAAACCATATTTTGATATTCGTGGAACAGGCATTGAGATTTCAAAGGAACTTTTAGACCTTTATCGTGCAAACTGTTCTGCAGAATTAAATGATATTTCACTTTTGGATGCAATTCGATTTCAAATTGGAGATATGAGCGGGAGAGATGTCGTTGATGAGTATAATATTGATTATGATCGTGAAGATGAAGGTGTCTATTATTAAAAAATTGTCGGAATTTCTCCGACAAAAAACCTAATTCAAATTTAGAAGTTTTAAAGCACCTGATCCAATCATTCTGTCTGAAAGAGAGTTTCCGATATTTTCCCAATTTTTTGTTGAGCCAATAATCGTGTCTCGAAGCAGAGATTTTCCATCAATTGACCCAACTACTGCTTTTGTAATAATTGTGTCATTTTCAAGAACTGTCGCATTTACCCCAATTGGCACAGAACAGCTACCTTGTAATTTTCCGACAAATTGTCTCTCAATTCCTGTTTCAATAGTTGCGACCTCATCGCTTAAAACAGAAACAAGTTTTACAATTTCAGGATCACCAGTTGTCTCAATAGCTAATGCACCTTGACCCATTGACGGAATCATTTCGCTGATTTGAATGTTATATACAAATTTCACTTGTTTTTCTAAATGAAGTCTATTTATTCCCGCAGAAGCAAGAATAATTGCATCATACTCACCAGCTTTCAGTTTTGCAATTCTTGTATTTACATTTCCGCGAAGTTCTTTGATTTTTAAGTCTGGTCGGAGTGCAAGAATTTGAACTTTTCTTCTCAAACTTGTAGTTCCAACAACAGCACCATGTGGAAGTTCATCAATATTCTCATATTTTTCAGAAAGCAAAGCATCTCGCACATCTTCCCGTTCAGTAATTGCGGAAATTTCAAAACCTTCAGGTAATTCAAAAGGCATATCTTTTAAACTATTAACAGAAATATGGGCTTCTCCCCGACTCATTGCATCTTCTAGCTCTTTTGTAAAAAGACCTTTTCCGCCAATTTCTGCTAATGGTTTATCAAGAATTTTGTCGCCAGTCGTTTTAAAAATTTTTAACTCTATTTCCAAATCGTCGTAGTGTTCTAAAAGTCGCTCTTTGACATATTCAGATTGCCAAAGTGCCAATTCACTACCTCTTGTTGCAATTGCAATTTTCATTTTAACTCCTTAAATATTTGTCTAATCTCTTCATCAATTTTAGATGGTTTTGCACCGATGAGGTGAGCAAGTAGAATTTTTGCAGTAAAAAGTTTCTCATCTTTTCGGAAAATCTCTTGATTTAAAAGAACTGAAGCCCCACCCATTTTTAAAAGATAAGTCTCTACTTTTAAATTGTCGCCAAATTGTGCGGGTTTTAAATATTCGGCTTCTATTTTACGAACGACAAAATGAGAGTTTCCGCTAATTGGAGAAATTCCTCGCTTAAAAAAAATCTCACTTCTTGCTCTTTCGCAATAATTTAAATAGGTGGAGTGGTAAAGGAAACCACTCACATCAGTATCTTCGTAATAGACTCGGAATTCCAAATTAGAGTCTTCCGCCTTCATACATTGCTCGTAATCGCTCTTTCTCTTTTTCCCGTTTGTCTTTTTCCGCTAACATTTTTCGGTATCCATCAACACTAAATCTGAACCAAATTAGAGTTGGAGATGCTACAAAAATTGAACTATAAGTTCCAACAACTACACCAACAAGCAGAGTAAATGAGAAACCGTTAATAATTTCGCCACCGAAAAGATAGAGAGTTAAAACAACAAAGAAAGTTGTCAAAGAAGTTAGTGTTGTTCGAGAAAGTGTAGAACTTACTGACTCGTCAATAATACTTGAAAGCACAACACTTTTATATTTTACAAGACCTTCACGAATTCGGTCAAAAACAATGATTGTGTCATTCAGCGAATATCCTAAAATTGTCAGCAATGCAGCGAGTGTATCAAGATTTACTTCGATTTGGAAAAGCACCAAAGCACCAAGAGCAATTGAAATATCATGAACAAGTGCAAAAATTGAAGCAAGTGCAAATCTCCACTCAAAACGGAATGAAACATAAATAAGAATTCCAACCATAACAAGAAGAAGTGAAGTCAAACCTTTTTCACGAAGTTCTCCACCAACTTTTGCCCCAACCATATCGACTCTACGAATTTCAAAATTTCCAGTTTCAGATAATTTTTCAAAAACAACATCACCCAAGTCTCGCGATAAATTTCCCGATGAGGTCTTTACTTTAATAACAATTTCATTTGGAGATCCAAATTCTGTTATTGAAGCTCCATCAAAAATAGAGTCGCTTGAAAGTTTTTCTCTAATTTCTGAAAGTGGTGCTTCTTTTTCATATTTGACTTGCACAAGTGTTCCACCCGCAAAATCAATTCCGAAATTTAGACCTTTTGCATAAAGTAAAAAATATGAGAGTGCCATAAGTGAGAGTGAAAGAAAAAGCATGTATTTGCTTTTCGCCATAAAACGGTAGCTTTGTCGATTTTTAAAAAATTCCACTATTTACTCTCCACATTTAAAATAAGATTTTTTTCAATCAGTTCATTGGCATCGCCATCAAAAGAGAGAGTCATAAAATATTGCATATAAAGTTTCATCAAATTGAGATATTTCTTATCTTTAGTTTCTGCTGAGAAATTGATTTGACTCACTTCGTCATTTAATAGAAATTTTTTGATTTCAAGTCCGCTTTTTTCTGCTAAATTTCCCATAGGTTTTAATTCTGAGACAAATTTTTCTAACATGTTTTCAAATTCTTGTTGAGAAACTCCCTCTTTTTTCTGGATTTTAGAGAGTAGATTTTTAAAATCGGTATTTTTTTGGAAAGCAATTTTAAAATTTTTAAGATGAATATCTTTTTCATCTTTTCCTTTAATATCAATTCCTAAAATAACAGCAATAGCAGAATCTTCAATTTTAAGTTCATTTAAATTCAAGAATTTTTCTTCACCAACAATTGAGAATGAACCAAAAATATTCACATCTGCTTTTGTATTTCCGACCTCATCGAAACCAGAATTTTCAGTAAAAGTGATTTCAGAAAAATCGAGTTTGAAAGGAAGTGTCCCATTTTTATCTTTTGCGAAAATTGCAAAGTCGTATAAATCTTCAATTGAAACATTTTCGATTTTTGCAACGACTTTATTTTCTTCTAAAATCTGAACTTTTTGAATATGACAAACTGCTTTTTGAACACCAAAACATTGAACTTCTTCATATTTTATATTTTCATGTTTTGCGAGTTCTTTTTTTAACTCTTTTGCAATTAGGCTCTGTTTGTAGTAAATTCCACCAACAGCAAAAGAACCAAAAATCAAAACAGCAAGAAAAATCTTGAATGCATTAGTTCTTTTTGGATTTGATACCAAAATAAGCACCTCCTCTTTTTGAAATTGAGACTGCAAAACTTTCATAAATTCCACGAGTTCCAAGAATTGCTGTTAGCATCGATGCCAAAATACCGATTGAAATTGTGATTGCAAAACCTTTAATTGGTCCATTTCCGTAAGCATAAAGAACTATCGCCGCGATTAGAGTTGTGATATTTGCATCTAAAATTGCAGTTGTCGCTTTTTCATATCCTTCAGAAATCGCTTTTCCGACACTTTTTCCGCTATAAATTAGTTCCCGAATTCTCTCATTAATAATTACATTTGCATCAACTGCCATTCCGACCGTCAAAACAATTCCTGCCATACCTGGTAATGTAAGAGTCGCACCAAAAAGAGACATCACGGCTAAAATAATGAAAAGATTTGTAATAAGTGCAATATTTGAAACAACTCCCGCCATTCTGTAATAGAAAATCATAAAGAAAATTACAAGTAAAAATCCTGCGATAAGTGCAATTGTTGCCGAACGAATTGAGTCCGCACCGAGTGAAGGTCCAACACTCCGTTTTTCTAAAACATAAACAGGAGCAAGTAATGCACCACTTCGGAGAGCAATTGCTAAATCTTGAGCTTCCTGAAGTTGAAAATTACCAGAAATTTGTCCAGAACCACCACCGATTCTTTCATTAATTACGGGAGCAGAAAAGACTTTTCCGTCAAGAACAATTGCTAGTCGATTTCCGACATTTTTACCAGTGAAGTTTCCAAAAATTTCAGCACCGAGAGTATCGAGTGAAAAAGTGATGACAGGTTGTTGCATATCGTTAAAAACAACATTTGCATTTGTTAGTCTAGCACCATCAAGAATTGGAACAGCTCGAACCAGATATTTTATCTCTTCATCAGCAACATCAGAAAAAATAGAATCGCCATAGGATTTTGCACTTCGGTCATTTAATAGAGCAACTTTTGCTTGATGTCGTTCATCAATTGCCATTAAATATAGTTGTGCAGATTTTGCGATGAGGTCTCTCGCTCGTTGTTCCTCTTCCGCACTTTTAATTCCAGGTAACTCAACAAGAATTTTATCTTCACCCTGTTTTGCAACTGTTGGTTCAGATAATCCAAATTGGTCAAGTCGATTCCGAATTGTCTCAACCGCCTGATTTAATGCCTGTTCCTTAATTGCTTTACTACCTTCTGGAGTAATTTCAATTTTAAAAGTATCTCCGTCTTGTGTAGTTTTAAAATTACTAATTTTTTTTAAATACTCTTCTAATTTTGTTTTGTCATCAGAATCTAAAAATATGAAAGAGACACTTTTTTTTTCAATATTTATTTCATCAATTAAAATGTCATTTTTGTCTGCAAAATAGTTTAGGCTTGTTGCGATGGATTTTGTTTTTGAATAGATAGCTTCTTCGCTTTTAATTCCGAGAAGCATATGGAGACCTCCTTGGAGGTCAAGACCGAGATTTACTTTCTGTCCGCTTTCTGTTTGTAAAAGCGATGGAACTGAAAAGAAAACCCCGAATATTGTCGCAAAAAGTAAAACTGTAATCCGAAAATTAACTTTCATCTTCTACTTTTCTTAAAACAGACTCTTTGTCTAATTTAACCTCAACATTTGCATCAAGAGAAACTCGAAAAAACTCCTCTTCAACTTTTACAACTGTTGCAATTAAACCGCCGTTTGTAACGATTTTATCACCTTTTTTAAGCCCTTCAATCATCTCTTTATGTTTTTTAACCTGCTGTTGTTGCGGTCGAATCACAAGAAAATAGAAAATTGCAAATAAGATAATTAGTGGTAAAAAAGATGTTAGTAGATTTTGTTGCCCTTCCAAAAAGAGTCCTTTGATATTTTTGGAAATTGTAACACATTGAATAGTTCCATTGAGAGTTGATAGAACATATTTTTAATAACTATTTCTTAAAATTCTTATGCATGAAAGCAAAATAGTTGTCGGAGAGACCCGACAATTTAAAGGAGATTAAATATTCTTAATTTTGCACTTCTGCTTCTAGGATTTTCTGAAACTTCATCGTTTTTTGCGACTATTGGTTTTTTGGAAAGCGGTTTGCCTAATTGATGATTATCTCCGCATGTGCATTGAATTGCTTCAGGAGGACAAATACAACTT is from Thiovulum sp. ES and encodes:
- a CDS encoding acyl-CoA thioester hydrolase, YbgC/YbaW family (PFAM: Thioesterase superfamily~TIGRFAM: acyl-CoA thioester hydrolase, YbgC/YbaW family; tol-pal system-associated acyl-CoA thioesterase) — translated: MKAEDSNLEFRVYYEDTDVSGFLYHSTYLNYCERARSEIFFKRGISPISGNSHFVVRKIEAEYLKPAQFGDNLKVETYLLKMGGASVLLNQEIFRKDEKLFTAKILLAHLIGAKPSKIDEEIRQIFKELK
- a CDS encoding protein-export membrane protein, SecD/SecF family (PFAM: Protein export membrane protein; SecD/SecF GG Motif~TIGRFAM: protein-export membrane protein SecD; protein-export membrane protein, SecD/SecF family) is translated as MKVNFRITVLLFATIFGVFFSVPSLLQTESGQKVNLGLDLQGGLHMLLGIKSEEAIYSKTKSIATSLNYFADKNDILIDEINIEKKSVSFIFLDSDDKTKLEEYLKKISNFKTTQDGDTFKIEITPEGSKAIKEQALNQAVETIRNRLDQFGLSEPTVAKQGEDKILVELPGIKSAEEEQRARDLIAKSAQLYLMAIDERHQAKVALLNDRSAKSYGDSIFSDVADEEIKYLVRAVPILDGARLTNANVVFNDMQQPVITFSLDTLGAEIFGNFTGKNVGNRLAIVLDGKVFSAPVINERIGGGSGQISGNFQLQEAQDLAIALRSGALLAPVYVLEKRSVGPSLGADSIRSATIALIAGFLLVIFFMIFYYRMAGVVSNIALITNLFIILAVMSLFGATLTLPGMAGIVLTVGMAVDANVIINERIRELIYSGKSVGKAISEGYEKATTAILDANITTLIAAIVLYAYGNGPIKGFAITISIGILASMLTAILGTRGIYESFAVSISKRGGAYFGIKSKKN
- a CDS encoding protein-export membrane protein, SecD/SecF family (PFAM: Protein export membrane protein; SecD/SecF GG Motif~TIGRFAM: protein-export membrane protein, SecD/SecF family; protein-export membrane protein SecF), with the protein product MEFFKNRQSYRFMAKSKYMLFLSLSLMALSYFLLYAKGLNFGIDFAGGTLVQVKYEKEAPLSEIREKLSSDSIFDGASITEFGSPNEIVIKVKTSSGNLSRDLGDVVFEKLSETGNFEIRRVDMVGAKVGGELREKGLTSLLLVMVGILIYVSFRFEWRFALASIFALVHDISIALGALVLFQIEVNLDTLAALLTILGYSLNDTIIVFDRIREGLVKYKSVVLSSIIDESVSSTLSRTTLTSLTTFFVVLTLYLFGGEIINGFSFTLLVGVVVGTYSSIFVASPTLIWFRFSVDGYRKMLAEKDKREKEKERLRAMYEGGRL
- a CDS encoding preprotein translocase, YajC subunit (PFAM: Preprotein translocase subunit~TIGRFAM: preprotein translocase, YajC subunit) — protein: MEGQQNLLTSFLPLIILFAIFYFLVIRPQQQQVKKHKEMIEGLKKGDKIVTNGGLIATVVKVEEEFFRVSLDANVEVKLDKESVLRKVEDES
- a CDS encoding porphobilinogen deaminase (PFAM: Porphobilinogen deaminase, C-terminal domain; Porphobilinogen deaminase, dipyromethane cofactor binding domain~TIGRFAM: porphobilinogen deaminase) — translated: MKIAIATRGSELALWQSEYVKERLLEHYDDLEIELKIFKTTGDKILDKPLAEIGGKGLFTKELEDAMSRGEAHISVNSLKDMPFELPEGFEISAITEREDVRDALLSEKYENIDELPHGAVVGTTSLRRKVQILALRPDLKIKELRGNVNTRIAKLKAGEYDAIILASAGINRLHLEKQVKFVYNIQISEMIPSMGQGALAIETTGDPEIVKLVSVLSDEVATIETGIERQFVGKLQGSCSVPIGVNATVLENDTIITKAVVGSIDGKSLLRDTIIGSTKNWENIGNSLSDRMIGSGALKLLNLN